A single genomic interval of Dyella sp. GSA-30 harbors:
- the trpC gene encoding indole-3-glycerol phosphate synthase TrpC codes for MPDILTRILARKTEELAERSARMPLAELSARVADLPETRGFSAAIEAKIDAGLPAVIAEVKKASPSKGIIRPDFDPASIARSYELGGAACLSVLTDKDFFHGSEDFLQQARAACSLPVLRKDFVIDPYQVYEARVIGADCILLIVAALGDAALLELSLLAAELDLDVLCEVHDVEEMERALALPVPLIGVNNRNLRTFETTIDTSIELQSMIEYDRILVSESGIHTHDDIERLQGAGINAFLVGEAFMRANDPGAELKRLFTGS; via the coding sequence ATGCCCGATATCCTGACCCGCATCCTGGCCCGCAAGACCGAGGAGCTCGCCGAGCGTAGCGCCCGCATGCCCCTGGCCGAACTGTCCGCGCGCGTGGCCGATCTGCCCGAGACGCGCGGTTTTTCCGCCGCGATCGAGGCGAAGATCGACGCAGGCCTGCCTGCCGTGATTGCGGAAGTGAAGAAGGCCAGCCCGAGCAAGGGCATCATCCGCCCGGATTTCGACCCGGCGTCGATTGCGCGCAGCTACGAGCTGGGTGGCGCCGCGTGTCTGTCCGTGCTGACCGACAAGGATTTCTTCCACGGTAGCGAAGATTTCCTGCAGCAGGCGCGCGCCGCATGCAGCCTGCCGGTGCTGCGCAAGGATTTTGTGATCGACCCGTACCAGGTGTACGAGGCACGCGTGATCGGCGCGGACTGCATCCTGCTGATCGTCGCGGCGCTGGGCGATGCCGCCTTACTGGAACTGTCGCTGCTGGCCGCCGAACTCGACCTGGACGTGTTGTGCGAAGTGCACGACGTCGAGGAAATGGAGCGTGCGCTGGCATTGCCGGTGCCGCTGATCGGCGTGAACAACCGTAACTTGCGTACGTTCGAAACGACCATCGATACCTCGATCGAGCTGCAGTCGATGATCGAGTACGACCGCATCCTGGTCAGCGAGTCGGGGATCCATACGCATGACGATATCGAGCGTCTGCAGGGCGCCGGCATCAATGCGTTCCTGGTCGGCGAGGCCTTCATGCGCGCCAACGATCCCGGCGCCGAGCTGAAGCGGCTGTTCACAGGTAGCTGA
- a CDS encoding HAD-IB family phosphatase, giving the protein MHTGDATELPETVAVAVPRTVLFDFDGVLIYGDSFYQFVRHRYAQAWPRKLLAFLSLPWLLLQLPFSRRLVMRSLVHTAFLGVNEQRYVAAAQSFAAMLVRRPKQFNRDALQALRRHQAAGDRVIVVTGCEHTLVSSILQQLGLGDIEVVASQFRPSPFGMRVKLHNIGRQKVKQLSARGIDAWHLAYSDSSVDIPMLKVASEAVLVNGEPVLCKKIERALGRSVTRVEWY; this is encoded by the coding sequence ATGCACACAGGGGATGCAACGGAGCTGCCGGAAACGGTAGCAGTGGCCGTGCCGCGCACGGTGCTGTTCGATTTTGACGGCGTATTGATCTACGGCGATTCGTTTTACCAGTTCGTACGTCATCGCTACGCACAAGCGTGGCCGCGCAAGCTGCTCGCGTTCCTGTCGTTGCCATGGTTGCTGCTGCAACTGCCGTTTTCGCGGCGTCTGGTAATGCGCAGCCTCGTGCATACCGCGTTTCTGGGTGTGAACGAGCAACGCTACGTAGCGGCCGCGCAATCCTTTGCCGCCATGCTGGTGCGCCGGCCTAAGCAGTTCAATCGCGACGCATTGCAGGCCCTGCGTCGACACCAGGCGGCGGGCGATCGGGTGATTGTCGTTACTGGTTGCGAGCACACGCTGGTCAGCAGCATCTTGCAGCAGCTGGGCCTGGGCGATATCGAAGTGGTGGCGTCGCAGTTCCGTCCCAGCCCGTTCGGTATGCGCGTCAAGCTGCACAACATCGGTCGTCAGAAGGTCAAGCAGTTGAGCGCACGTGGCATCGATGCCTGGCATCTGGCCTATAGCGATTCGTCGGTCGATATTCCCATGCTCAAGGTCGCCAGCGAGGCGGTGTTGGTCAACGGCGAGCCGGTGCTATGCAAGAAAATCGAGCGCGCGCTGGGCCGCAGCGTGACGCGAGTCGAGTGGTATTGA
- a CDS encoding GNAT family N-acetyltransferase, protein MNATVEIIPFESGLREHFYRLNAQWLEKHFRIEDIDRVMLGDPERYVLEPGGAIFFARYDGEIIGTCALLLESPGVYELSKMGVDETYRGLGAGRLLLDACIAEFHRRQGATLFLESNSALTTALRMYEKAGFVKQPAIRSGSHYERADVYYIYQPDCSGIG, encoded by the coding sequence ATGAATGCGACGGTAGAGATCATCCCCTTTGAGTCGGGTCTGCGCGAGCATTTCTACCGGCTCAACGCACAGTGGCTGGAAAAGCATTTCCGTATCGAGGACATCGATCGCGTCATGCTGGGCGACCCGGAGCGCTACGTGCTGGAGCCGGGTGGAGCGATCTTCTTTGCGCGCTATGACGGCGAGATCATTGGCACCTGCGCCCTATTGCTGGAGTCGCCGGGCGTGTACGAGCTGTCGAAGATGGGCGTCGATGAGACCTATCGCGGCCTGGGAGCAGGGCGTCTGCTGCTTGATGCGTGCATCGCCGAGTTTCATCGCCGCCAGGGCGCGACGCTGTTTCTTGAGTCCAATAGCGCGCTGACGACGGCGCTGCGGATGTACGAAAAGGCGGGCTTCGTGAAGCAGCCGGCGATTCGCTCCGGTTCGCATTACGAGCGGGCGGATGTTTATTACATCTACCAGCCCGATTGCAGCGGGATTGGCTGA
- the crp gene encoding cAMP-activated global transcriptional regulator CRP, protein MAQLKYQLQQAFERSQAPSGFAPDPASMERFLGLCHRRRYPGKTAIIRPGDPANTLYYIIDGSLAVCTEDEQGRELILAYLSRGQFIGEMGLFVEQAQRESMVRTRTACEMAEISYERLFQLMEGPLREECPKILFAIGAQLTNRLLRTSRQVSRMAFMDVTNRISRTLLDLCQEPDAMSHPDGTQIRISRQEVSRIVGCSREMVGRVLKQLEEQRMIDVSGKTIVVRGTR, encoded by the coding sequence GTGGCGCAACTCAAATATCAACTCCAACAAGCCTTTGAACGCTCTCAAGCACCTTCCGGCTTTGCCCCCGATCCCGCCTCCATGGAGCGATTTCTGGGTCTTTGCCATCGTCGGCGCTATCCCGGCAAGACCGCCATCATCCGCCCTGGGGACCCGGCCAACACCCTTTACTACATCATCGACGGCTCGCTGGCGGTCTGTACCGAGGACGAACAGGGCCGTGAACTGATCCTGGCCTACCTGAGCCGGGGCCAGTTCATCGGCGAAATGGGTCTGTTCGTGGAGCAAGCCCAGCGCGAATCGATGGTGCGCACCCGCACCGCCTGCGAAATGGCCGAGATCAGCTACGAGCGCCTGTTCCAGCTGATGGAAGGCCCGCTGCGCGAGGAATGCCCGAAGATCCTGTTCGCCATCGGCGCCCAGCTGACCAACCGTCTGCTGCGCACCTCGCGCCAGGTCAGCCGCATGGCCTTCATGGACGTCACCAACCGCATCTCCCGCACCCTGCTCGACCTGTGCCAGGAACCGGACGCGATGAGCCACCCGGACGGCACCCAGATCCGCATCTCCCGCCAGGAAGTCAGCCGCATCGTCGGTTGCTCGCGTGAAATGGTCGGGCGCGTGCTCAAGCAGCTGGAAGAGCAGCGGATGATCGATGTGTCGGGCAAGACGATTGTGGTGCGCGGGACGCGCTGA
- the speD gene encoding adenosylmethionine decarboxylase codes for MVKPLPRLRLQGFNNLTKALSFNIYDICYAVSEEQRTRYIEYIDEQYDADRLTQILTDVAEIIGANILNIARQDYDPQGASVTILISEEPVVEKLGRDTISGAVVAHMDKSHITVHTYPETHPHNGIATFRADIDVATCGVISPLKALNYLIDSFESDIVVCDYRVRGFTRDVKGKKHFIDHKINSVQDYLARHIRQKYEMFDVNVYQENIFHTKMHIKDFDLDTYLFEAHADDLSFKERQRIESLLRREIEELFHGRNLM; via the coding sequence GTGGTCAAACCACTCCCGCGTCTACGCTTGCAGGGCTTCAACAACCTGACCAAGGCGCTGAGCTTTAACATTTACGACATCTGCTATGCGGTGTCCGAAGAGCAGCGTACGCGCTACATCGAGTACATCGATGAGCAGTATGACGCCGATCGCCTGACCCAGATTCTGACGGACGTCGCCGAAATCATCGGTGCCAATATCCTGAACATCGCCCGTCAGGACTACGACCCGCAGGGTGCGTCGGTCACGATCCTCATTTCCGAGGAACCGGTGGTCGAGAAACTGGGCCGCGACACCATTTCCGGTGCCGTGGTGGCGCATATGGACAAGAGCCATATCACCGTCCACACCTACCCGGAAACGCACCCGCACAACGGTATCGCGACCTTCCGCGCGGACATCGACGTAGCAACTTGCGGCGTCATCTCTCCGTTGAAGGCCCTGAACTACCTGATCGACAGCTTCGAGTCGGACATCGTGGTCTGCGATTACCGAGTGCGCGGCTTCACCCGCGACGTGAAGGGCAAGAAGCACTTCATCGACCATAAGATCAACTCGGTGCAGGACTATCTGGCGCGCCACATTCGCCAGAAGTACGAGATGTTCGACGTCAACGTCTACCAGGAAAACATCTTCCACACGAAGATGCACATCAAGGACTTCGACCTCGACACCTACCTGTTTGAGGCCCATGCGGACGACCTTTCGTTCAAGGAGCGCCAGCGGATCGAGTCGCTGCTGCGCCGCGAGATCGAAGAGCTCTTCCACGGCCGCAACCTGATGTAA
- the coq7 gene encoding 2-polyprenyl-3-methyl-6-methoxy-1,4-benzoquinone monooxygenase: MNVRTLSPLDRLLAGIERAMEAVAGEPEAGRTSPGHAVDEADLDEASRRHAAGLMRINHTGEVCAQALYVGQAALARTPENREHLLHAAAEETDHLAWCAERLKELDSRPSLLNPLWYAGSYAIGVVAAVVGDPVSLGFVVETERQVEAHLAEHLQSLPEGDERSRAILAQMQADEIRHAQSAQARGGVDLPVPIPQVMGLMSKVMKTVAYRV; encoded by the coding sequence ATGAACGTTCGCACGCTCAGCCCCCTGGACCGCCTGCTAGCCGGCATCGAGCGCGCCATGGAGGCCGTGGCCGGCGAACCGGAGGCCGGACGAACGTCACCGGGACATGCCGTGGACGAAGCCGACCTCGACGAGGCCTCCCGGCGGCACGCCGCCGGGCTGATGCGGATCAACCACACCGGTGAAGTCTGCGCACAGGCGCTTTATGTCGGCCAGGCGGCCTTGGCCCGCACCCCCGAGAATCGCGAGCACCTGCTCCATGCGGCAGCCGAGGAAACCGACCACCTGGCCTGGTGCGCCGAGCGCCTGAAGGAGCTCGACAGCCGCCCCAGCCTGCTCAATCCGCTGTGGTATGCGGGCAGCTATGCAATCGGCGTGGTCGCTGCAGTCGTGGGCGACCCGGTCAGCCTGGGGTTTGTGGTGGAGACCGAGCGCCAGGTCGAGGCGCATTTGGCCGAGCACCTGCAAAGCCTGCCTGAGGGAGACGAGCGCTCTCGGGCGATTCTGGCGCAGATGCAGGCGGATGAGATTCGGCATGCCCAGAGCGCGCAGGCACGCGGCGGCGTCGATCTGCCGGTACCGATACCGCAGGTGATGGGGTTGATGTCGAAGGTGATGAAGACGGTGGCTTATCGGGTTTGA
- the rplM gene encoding 50S ribosomal protein L13, translating to MKTFSAKPESVKRDWFVIDATDKTLGRLSTEIARRLRGKHKPEFTPHVDTGDYIVVVNAQKVAVTGAKLDDKMYHRFTGYVGNLKTTSLKDLLATHPERVIEIAVKGMLPKNPLGRAMYRKLKVYGGSEHPHTAQQPQALEL from the coding sequence ATGAAAACGTTCAGCGCCAAGCCGGAAAGCGTCAAGCGCGATTGGTTTGTGATCGACGCCACGGACAAGACCCTCGGTCGTCTGTCCACCGAGATCGCACGCCGTCTGCGCGGCAAGCACAAGCCGGAATTCACCCCGCATGTCGACACCGGCGACTACATCGTCGTGGTCAATGCGCAGAAGGTGGCTGTCACCGGCGCCAAGCTGGACGACAAGATGTACCACCGCTTCACCGGTTACGTCGGTAACCTGAAGACCACGAGTCTGAAGGACCTGCTGGCGACCCACCCGGAGCGCGTGATCGAAATCGCCGTCAAGGGCATGCTGCCGAAGAACCCGCTGGGCCGTGCGATGTATCGCAAGCTCAAGGTTTATGGTGGCTCCGAGCATCCGCATACCGCACAGCAGCCGCAGGCGCTGGAACTCTAA
- the rpsI gene encoding 30S ribosomal protein S9 translates to MAIQQNYGTGRRKTSAARVFLRKGKGEITVNGKTLDQFFGRETSRMIVRQPLELTENTDKFDIKVTVAGGGITGQAGAIRLGIARALIEYDESLKSPLRKAGFVTRDAREVERKKVGLHKARRATQFSKR, encoded by the coding sequence ATGGCGATCCAGCAAAACTACGGCACCGGCCGCCGCAAGACCTCCGCCGCTCGCGTGTTCCTGCGCAAGGGCAAGGGCGAAATCACGGTCAATGGCAAGACGCTTGACCAGTTCTTCGGCCGCGAGACCTCGCGCATGATCGTGCGCCAGCCGCTCGAGCTGACCGAGAACACCGACAAGTTCGACATCAAGGTCACCGTTGCAGGTGGCGGCATCACCGGCCAGGCCGGCGCCATCCGCCTCGGCATCGCCCGCGCCCTGATCGAATACGACGAAAGCTTGAAGTCGCCGCTGCGCAAGGCTGGTTTCGTTACCCGCGACGCGCGTGAAGTCGAGCGTAAGAAGGTCGGTCTGCACAAGGCACGCCGCGCCACCCAGTTCTCGAAGCGCTAA
- a CDS encoding class I SAM-dependent methyltransferase has product MSINEEKLNAFLGKAVGDLGAAFSAVLVLLGDELGFYKALAKESLTSAELATRASTNERYTREWLGNQAAGGYVDYDAASGKYRLNDEQAACLADPAGPVDLSGAYEVALALFHTYPRVRDNFRSGAGMEWGEHHPCLFHGTERFFRAGYNSHLLGAWLPALDGVVDKLARGGKVADIGCGHGASTVLMAKAFPASHFVGYDYHAPSIDVARERAKAAGVINASFEQADASHYKGRDFDLIAFFDCLHDMADPDGAARHARDALRDDGTCMIVEPFAGDNTADNLNPVGRVYYAASSMICVPVSLARHGPALGAQAGEARLRKVIVDAGGFRRFRRAAETPFNIVLEARP; this is encoded by the coding sequence ATGTCCATCAACGAAGAAAAACTCAATGCATTTCTAGGTAAGGCCGTCGGCGACCTCGGCGCCGCATTCAGCGCGGTGCTTGTCCTGCTCGGCGACGAGCTGGGCTTCTACAAGGCGCTGGCAAAAGAATCCCTGACATCTGCCGAGCTGGCGACACGCGCCAGCACTAACGAGCGCTATACGCGCGAATGGCTTGGCAACCAGGCCGCTGGCGGCTACGTCGACTACGATGCGGCGTCGGGCAAATACCGGCTCAATGACGAACAGGCGGCATGTCTTGCCGATCCCGCCGGCCCGGTCGATTTGTCCGGTGCTTACGAGGTTGCGCTTGCGTTGTTCCACACTTATCCGCGCGTGCGCGATAACTTTCGCAGCGGCGCCGGCATGGAGTGGGGCGAACATCATCCCTGCCTGTTTCATGGCACTGAACGGTTCTTCCGCGCGGGCTATAACTCCCATCTGCTGGGTGCATGGTTGCCGGCGCTTGACGGCGTCGTCGACAAGCTTGCGCGCGGTGGCAAGGTAGCCGACATCGGTTGCGGGCACGGTGCCAGCACGGTGCTTATGGCCAAAGCGTTTCCGGCATCGCATTTCGTCGGCTACGACTATCACGCGCCCTCGATCGACGTTGCCCGCGAACGGGCGAAGGCGGCTGGGGTGATCAATGCATCGTTCGAGCAGGCGGATGCCTCTCACTACAAGGGCCGCGATTTCGACCTCATCGCCTTCTTCGATTGCCTGCACGACATGGCCGATCCCGATGGCGCCGCCCGTCATGCGAGAGACGCCTTGAGGGACGACGGCACCTGCATGATCGTCGAGCCGTTCGCCGGCGACAACACGGCGGACAACCTCAACCCAGTGGGCCGTGTGTATTACGCAGCATCGTCGATGATCTGCGTCCCGGTATCGCTCGCCCGCCATGGTCCGGCACTCGGCGCGCAGGCCGGCGAGGCTCGCCTGCGCAAGGTGATCGTCGATGCCGGTGGTTTCCGTCGCTTCCGTCGTGCTGCGGAGACACCCTTCAATATCGTATTGGAGGCACGGCCTTAA
- a CDS encoding GNAT family N-acetyltransferase — protein MLLIKGLSERGRGSAVYIRKATIDDAPTIFAIRREAIRARCRDHYPWQDLETWTSGGMSETFARRVVDKFYVAVTAEHIVGTGMIDLATGKVDAVFVQPEYMGRGVGRTMMAYLEGLAISEGLEDIHLDATLNAAPFYRAMGFEGNDTAVYESSLGVSLACVPMIKRLALVPSAGEWK, from the coding sequence ATGCTTTTGATAAAAGGACTGAGCGAAAGAGGCCGAGGCAGCGCCGTGTATATAAGGAAGGCGACCATCGATGATGCGCCGACGATTTTCGCGATTCGCCGCGAGGCGATTCGCGCCCGGTGTCGTGATCACTATCCCTGGCAGGATCTCGAGACATGGACTTCAGGAGGGATGTCCGAAACATTTGCCAGACGCGTGGTCGATAAGTTCTATGTCGCGGTCACGGCAGAGCACATCGTGGGCACCGGCATGATCGATCTCGCCACGGGAAAGGTCGACGCGGTTTTCGTGCAGCCCGAATACATGGGGCGTGGCGTTGGGCGCACCATGATGGCGTATCTGGAAGGCCTGGCGATCAGCGAAGGGCTTGAGGACATTCACCTCGATGCCACGCTGAATGCCGCACCGTTCTATCGAGCGATGGGCTTCGAAGGTAATGATACGGCCGTGTATGAGTCGTCGCTTGGTGTAAGTCTTGCCTGCGTGCCTATGATCAAGCGCCTGGCCCTAGTGCCTTCAGCCGGAGAATGGAAATGA
- a CDS encoding VOC family protein, protein MTADFPSAIPEIPVSDIRVAVDHYCRSLGFKLDWGGDEEGGIAGISRGSCRIFLTNGAFRQVYGNPKPVVIWINLSSCEEVDALYQSWTHREARIVGAPERKPWKLYEFTASDPDGNGLRVFYDFAWEERA, encoded by the coding sequence ATGACCGCCGATTTCCCAAGTGCCATCCCCGAAATCCCGGTGAGCGATATTCGCGTGGCGGTCGACCACTACTGCCGAAGCCTCGGGTTCAAGCTGGACTGGGGCGGGGACGAGGAAGGAGGAATTGCAGGCATTTCCCGTGGTTCCTGCCGTATATTTCTGACCAACGGCGCTTTCCGTCAGGTCTATGGCAATCCCAAGCCTGTAGTCATCTGGATCAATCTTTCAAGTTGTGAAGAGGTCGACGCCCTGTATCAGTCATGGACGCACAGGGAGGCGAGGATTGTCGGCGCGCCGGAGCGGAAGCCGTGGAAGCTTTACGAGTTCACGGCCTCCGATCCCGATGGCAATGGGCTGCGTGTTTTCTATGATTTTGCCTGGGAAGAGCGCGCATGA
- a CDS encoding antibiotic biosynthesis monooxygenase — MTGYTCLWEFLVDPKGEAQFVEHYGPEGTWVRLFKQAEGFIETRLLKDKDRPGRYVTIDRWLSLSAYEAFRERFAQAYAALDRRCEDLTQSETSLGAFHDL, encoded by the coding sequence ATGACTGGCTACACCTGCCTGTGGGAATTTTTGGTCGACCCAAAGGGCGAGGCGCAGTTCGTTGAACATTACGGCCCGGAAGGAACATGGGTGCGTCTGTTCAAGCAGGCGGAGGGTTTCATCGAAACCCGCCTGCTGAAAGACAAGGATCGGCCAGGGCGGTACGTCACGATAGATCGCTGGCTCAGCCTGTCTGCTTATGAGGCGTTCCGCGAACGCTTTGCACAAGCGTATGCAGCACTTGATCGACGCTGTGAGGACCTCACGCAATCAGAGACATCATTGGGTGCGTTCCACGATCTCTGA
- a CDS encoding aldehyde reductase has product MKGELVLVTGGTGFIAQHCILALLSRGYRVRTTVRAPSREAEVRENLRVGGAEPDDRLSFVTADLSADQGWAEALAGCSYVLHGASPTPSGDQVREEDWVRPAVDGNLRVLRAARDAGVKRVVLTSAFGAIGVGHKPLDRPFNETDWSDLTGNVAPYQKSKTLAERAAWEFVAREGRGLELSAVNPVAVLGPALGPDYSHSIRIIKSLMDGQPGCPKINTGVVDVRDVADLHLHAMTHPAANGERFLAISGESMWMNDIADVLRRRMGAAAGKVPTRVLPNWLVRLIALGNPAMKGIVPLLGMNMNATGEKARRLLGWNPRPREEAIVATAQSLIQLGLLT; this is encoded by the coding sequence ATGAAAGGCGAACTGGTGCTGGTGACTGGCGGAACCGGTTTCATTGCACAGCACTGCATATTGGCACTGTTGAGCCGCGGCTATCGGGTGCGGACGACCGTTCGCGCGCCATCGCGAGAAGCCGAAGTCCGCGAGAATCTCCGCGTTGGCGGGGCTGAGCCGGACGACCGCCTGTCGTTTGTCACCGCCGACCTCAGCGCCGATCAGGGTTGGGCGGAGGCGCTTGCCGGTTGCTCTTACGTGCTGCACGGCGCCTCTCCAACACCATCGGGCGATCAGGTTCGCGAAGAGGATTGGGTCAGGCCCGCCGTCGATGGAAATCTTCGCGTGCTGCGTGCCGCGCGAGATGCCGGCGTCAAGCGCGTGGTGCTCACCTCCGCCTTCGGTGCTATCGGTGTCGGGCACAAGCCGCTGGATAGACCATTCAACGAAACAGACTGGAGCGATCTGACCGGCAACGTCGCGCCTTATCAAAAATCGAAGACCCTCGCCGAACGAGCCGCCTGGGAGTTCGTTGCCCGTGAAGGGCGCGGGCTTGAGCTGTCGGCGGTCAACCCGGTGGCTGTCCTGGGGCCCGCTCTTGGCCCGGACTATTCGCACTCGATCCGAATCATCAAGAGCCTGATGGACGGCCAACCTGGTTGTCCCAAGATCAATACCGGCGTTGTCGACGTGCGAGACGTGGCCGATCTGCACCTGCATGCCATGACTCATCCCGCCGCCAACGGCGAGCGCTTTCTCGCGATCTCTGGCGAAAGCATGTGGATGAACGACATTGCAGATGTGCTGCGGCGGCGCATGGGGGCAGCGGCAGGCAAGGTGCCGACGCGTGTGCTGCCCAACTGGCTGGTGCGGCTGATCGCGCTTGGCAATCCGGCCATGAAAGGAATCGTGCCATTGCTTGGCATGAACATGAATGCCACGGGCGAAAAAGCCAGACGCCTGCTCGGCTGGAACCCACGCCCGCGCGAAGAAGCCATTGTTGCGACCGCGCAGAGCCTGATCCAGCTTGGTCTGTTGACGTAG
- a CDS encoding aldo/keto reductase — MTLNKRRLGGQGLEVGAIGLGCMGMSQSYGPADETESIATLHRAIELGCDFFDTAENYGPFTNEALLGRAFKDRREKVVIATKFGSRFEGDKIVGMDSRPENIVRVVEGCLRRLQTDHIDLLYQHRLDRTVPIEDVAGTVGDLVRQGKVRYLGLSEVGVANLRRAHAVHPVSALQSEYSLWERNLEPEIIPVLRELDIGLVPFCPLGRGFLAGGVKRAEEYPEGDTRRIDPRYQDANYDANVKAAEIVFDMAADKRVKPAQIALAWLLHKGNDIVPIPGTKRRTYLEENVAAQAIRLDLTEMQKLDDALVTGAISGNRYADWIMATIDR; from the coding sequence ATGACATTGAACAAACGACGGCTTGGCGGCCAGGGATTGGAGGTTGGGGCCATCGGCCTTGGCTGCATGGGCATGAGCCAGTCTTACGGCCCGGCGGATGAAACCGAATCGATCGCGACCCTGCATCGCGCCATCGAGCTCGGATGCGATTTCTTCGACACCGCCGAGAACTACGGTCCATTCACCAATGAGGCGCTTCTGGGCAGGGCCTTCAAGGATCGTCGCGAAAAGGTGGTGATCGCCACCAAATTTGGCTCGCGTTTTGAAGGCGACAAGATCGTCGGCATGGACAGCCGGCCCGAAAATATCGTCAGGGTCGTCGAAGGCTGCCTGCGCCGTCTTCAGACCGACCATATCGATCTGCTCTATCAGCATCGTCTCGATCGAACGGTACCGATCGAAGACGTAGCCGGCACGGTCGGCGATCTCGTCAGACAAGGCAAGGTTCGTTACTTGGGCCTTTCCGAAGTGGGCGTCGCCAATCTCCGGCGTGCGCATGCGGTACATCCGGTCTCGGCACTGCAAAGCGAGTACTCGCTTTGGGAGCGCAATCTTGAGCCCGAGATCATTCCTGTCCTGCGCGAGCTGGACATCGGGCTGGTGCCTTTTTGTCCGCTCGGACGCGGCTTCCTGGCCGGTGGCGTGAAGCGCGCTGAAGAGTATCCCGAAGGGGATACCCGGCGAATCGATCCGCGCTATCAAGATGCGAACTACGACGCTAACGTGAAAGCGGCGGAGATCGTGTTCGACATGGCAGCGGACAAACGCGTGAAGCCTGCGCAGATCGCGCTTGCATGGCTGCTGCACAAAGGCAACGACATCGTGCCGATTCCAGGCACCAAGCGTCGTACGTATCTGGAGGAGAACGTAGCTGCGCAGGCGATTCGGCTCGATCTCACCGAGATGCAGAAGCTCGACGACGCGCTGGTGACGGGGGCGATCTCCGGAAACCGCTATGCCGACTGGATCATGGCGACGATCGACCGCTGA
- a CDS encoding AraC family transcriptional regulator, with the protein MSADPFSDILKLTNAESLVTGGFRAGGSWAIRFPAPDKIKFFAIVKGHCWVSIDGEAEPIRFETGDVGLLAAKRSFVLASDPSVAPLDAMVVFAAAGGTTATLGDGNDFAHIGGHVLLDPASGRLLADVLPPWIRVPTASPQAASFRWLLRELVEEQTTGLSGAQLASAHIAQLLFIQILRAHLQTTGPMPAGWLRVLSDPRIAPALRLMHGDPARSWHLDELAGACAMSRTTFALHFRTIAGVTPLAYLIEWRIRLAERALREETTPVAVIAGSLGYTSESAFSNAFKRVTGSSPKAYRGAARSSGATQQPR; encoded by the coding sequence ATGAGCGCCGATCCCTTTTCCGACATTCTCAAACTCACGAACGCCGAGTCGCTTGTAACCGGCGGCTTCAGGGCCGGCGGCTCATGGGCCATCCGATTTCCCGCGCCAGACAAGATCAAGTTCTTTGCGATCGTAAAAGGCCATTGCTGGGTCAGCATCGACGGTGAAGCAGAGCCCATTCGCTTTGAAACGGGTGACGTCGGTCTTCTGGCGGCGAAGCGATCGTTTGTTCTGGCCAGTGATCCGAGTGTGGCTCCTCTCGACGCCATGGTTGTATTTGCCGCTGCAGGCGGCACGACCGCGACACTGGGCGACGGCAACGACTTCGCTCACATTGGTGGCCATGTGCTCCTTGATCCGGCGAGCGGTCGGCTGCTGGCGGATGTATTGCCGCCATGGATTCGCGTGCCAACCGCTTCACCCCAGGCGGCCAGTTTTCGGTGGCTGCTCCGTGAGCTTGTCGAGGAGCAGACCACTGGGCTATCTGGTGCGCAGCTGGCATCGGCGCATATCGCGCAGCTTCTTTTTATTCAGATATTGCGCGCCCATCTGCAGACGACCGGTCCCATGCCAGCCGGATGGCTGCGAGTATTGAGCGATCCACGCATCGCGCCCGCGCTTCGTTTGATGCACGGTGATCCCGCTCGTTCCTGGCATCTCGACGAACTGGCCGGGGCATGCGCCATGTCGCGAACGACATTCGCTTTGCACTTCAGAACCATCGCAGGCGTTACACCACTGGCCTATCTCATCGAATGGCGTATACGTCTTGCCGAGCGCGCGTTGCGCGAGGAGACAACTCCCGTGGCGGTTATCGCCGGGTCACTTGGCTATACATCCGAAAGCGCCTTCAGCAATGCCTTCAAACGTGTAACCGGCAGTTCGCCCAAGGCGTATCGCGGTGCCGCGCGATCTTCAGGCGCTACGCAGCAACCCCGATAG